The following are encoded together in the Lathyrus oleraceus cultivar Zhongwan6 chromosome 3, CAAS_Psat_ZW6_1.0, whole genome shotgun sequence genome:
- the LOC127130914 gene encoding uncharacterized protein LOC127130914 has protein sequence MSSINVEARSVLQATVQPQPITPDLPNPSHPDLPHPDLPQPDLQKPSHPDLPKPSVEDLPKPSHPYLPKPSVEDLPIIPSLPKESLPPLQTSIPSFSVSPVSSPAPAPAPTQILSTPE, from the coding sequence ATGTCAAGCATTAACGTTGAAGCGCGTAGTGTTCTTCAAGCAACCGTACAACCACAACCTATCACTCCAGATTTACCAAACCCATCTCATCCAGATTTACCTCATCCAGATTTACCTCAGCCAGATTTACAAAAACCATCTCATCCAGATTTACCAAAACCATCTGTTGAAGATTTACCAAAACCATCTCATCCATATTTACCAAAACCATCTGTTGAAGATTTACCTATAATTCCATCATTGCCTAAAGAAAGTCTTCCACCATTGCAGACTTCCATTCCATCTTTCAGCGTTTCACCAGTGTCATCACCAGCTCCCGCTCCAGCTCCCACTCAAATTCTCAGCACTCCCGAATAA